Proteins from one Ranitomeya variabilis isolate aRanVar5 chromosome 1, aRanVar5.hap1, whole genome shotgun sequence genomic window:
- the LOC143800955 gene encoding LOW QUALITY PROTEIN: homeobox protein not2-like (The sequence of the model RefSeq protein was modified relative to this genomic sequence to represent the inferred CDS: deleted 1 base in 1 codon): protein MQPTPIFPGLGHHLAQAPALPAAIQDQKSLKKAFDIDSILSRENRPAPQVIVEEPGWQMPPAPHGYSYGAMSYPPIFLCQPAAFHGHAQPQQHYRPHGGCRCPYPLCSHRGYMSFNCPKECLPCKTGPSKLKRIRTVFTPEQLEKLEKDFPKQQYMVGTERVDLAATLGLTETQVKVWFQNRRIKWRKQSLEQKNAKLSQFGVLPKEPPASDTRD from the exons ATGCAGCCTACTCCCATCTTCCCAGGGCTTGGCCATCACTTGGCTCAGGCTCCTGCTCTGCCAGCGGCCATTCAGGACCAGAAGAGTCTCAAGAAAGCCTTTGATATTGACTCAATACTATCCAGAGAAAACAGACCGGCTCCCCAAGTCATTGTGGAGGAACCTGGATGGCAGATGCCCCCTGCACCTCATGGCTACTCCTATGGGGCCATGTCCTACCCTCCAATATTTCTCTGCCAACCTGCAGCCTTCCATGGCCATGCCCAGCCCCAGCAGCACTATAGACCTCAT GGAGGGTGCCGATGTCCGTACCCCCTGTGCAGCCACAGAG GATATATGTCCTTCAACTGTCCCAAAGAATGTCTGCCCTGCAAGACGGGACCCTCCAAACTGAAGAGGATTAGGACGGTCTTCACTCCAGAACAGCTGGAAAAGTTGGAGAAAGACTTCCCGAAGCAGCAGTACATGGTTGGGACAGAACGAGTGGACCTCGCTGCCacacttggcctcacagaaacccaG GTGAAGGTCTGGTTCCAGAATAGAAGGATTAAGTGGAGGAAACAAAGTCTGGAACAGAAGAATGCCAAGCTCTcccagtttggagtccttcccaaAGAACCACCAGCTTCAGACACCAGAGATTGA